ACGCCGCCCCGAATCCGAGAACGGTCAGCCAGTCACCGCGGTTGCGCTCACGCAGGGACGGCCGGCACACCGCGAGCATCAGGACGGCCGAGACCACGAGCCGCAGGGTCACCGTGCCGAGCGGCCCGGCCTTCGGGAAGAGCAGCACCGCGACCCCGGCCCCGAACTGCACCGAGAACGCGCCCCCCAGGAACAACCCGATCGCTCCGGCCTTGGCCTTGGACGTGGGTCCGGCGGCGGTGAGTTCCACGGGCTCGACGCTAGGCGGTGCGGCGGCCGATCGGAAATGAACAGGGTCAGCGACGGGCGGCCAGCGCGTCCCGTAGCTGCTCGGCCAGCACCCCCGCCGCCGTCCGCAGCCCGGCGACGGACGGCCCGGCCTGCAGCACCTCACGGCTCGAGGTCGGCAGTACGGTCGAGAGATCGTCCCCGAAGACGATCTTCAGATCGTCCACGGTCGCCCCCTGGGCCCCCAGGCCGGGGGCCAGCAGCGGACCGTTGACCTGGCTCAGATCGACCCCGGTCCAGCCGACGGTGGCCCCGACCACCAGCCCCACCGAACCCATCGGTGCCGCACCGGCGTTGACGGCGGCGGCGCTGTCGGCGATCGACTGGGCCACGGTGCGGCCGTCCGCGGTCACCGCATGCTGCAGAGCCGGACCCTCCGGGTTGGAGGTCAGGGCCAGGACGAAGATGCCCCGGCCGTTGGCCGCAGCCGCGTCGATGGCCGGTTGCAGCGAGCCGAAGCCCAGATACGGCGACAGCGTGACGGCGTCGGCCGCCAAC
This window of the Nakamurella panacisegetis genome carries:
- the pyrF gene encoding orotidine-5'-phosphate decarboxylase, producing METFGARLAAATHARGPLCVGIDPHPGLLRAWGLPESVGGLESFAMTAVEALAGTVAVVKPQSAFFEAYGSAGVAVLERLIADSRAAGALVLLDAKRGDIGSTMAAYAAAYLTEGSPLAADAVTLSPYLGFGSLQPAIDAAAANGRGIFVLALTSNPEGPALQHAVTADGRTVAQSIADSAAAVNAGAAPMGSVGLVVGATVGWTGVDLSQVNGPLLAPGLGAQGATVDDLKIVFGDDLSTVLPTSSREVLQAGPSVAGLRTAAGVLAEQLRDALAARR